The following nucleotide sequence is from Coffea eugenioides isolate CCC68of chromosome 10, Ceug_1.0, whole genome shotgun sequence.
CAGGAATGACCAATCCAACCATCCTAGACACAATCTCAAAGAACCCTTCTCTATACTCCATTCCTCTCGTGAAAGGGATAATGAAGCTCCTAATCAGCTCGTAAACGGCACTCAAATGCCTGGGTATAACCGACAGCAGTGAAAAGTAGTTCTGGTTTGGTTCTTCCTCTAGAATCTGTTtcggttttagttccaaaataaGAGAAAAGGAATTTATAAGAACACTCCCATAAAATAatacaagggaaaaaaaaaactagagaatagataaagaaagaaataaaaagtttTTTTACCTGCCCTCGGTAGCGGCTGTTGAAGTATAAACAAAGGCCAAAGTGCTTGAACATGAGGGTTTTGTCATCAAACGGTACTCTTGGAACTATATCATTGTTGTAGACATATCTGCAATATTTTACGTCATACAATCTAAGCTTGTCCTTCACAAACTCCCCAAATTGCTCATCTCCAACTCTAGGCTGCCCAAAAGTGTACACTCCTTCCATTCTTTCCAACAGCTCATTTTCTTCATGTAAAATCAGTATGGCAGGAAACAAAATTGCCAATGCCCCTCCTAAGCTGTGTCCAGTTACCACGAATTTTGCATTCTGATTTTCCCTCAAtctatttctcaaaatttccctTATTGTGTAATAGGCATAGTCTTTTCCACCTGAGCCTTGCTCAATTTTCTTAGGCCAACCCTTTCGTTTTTGTAAGCCTAAGGCTTTCATAAATCCAGCATGAATCTTGCCCACACCTTCGATATCATACCACGAAATATCCAAATCCGTACGCCAATCATCAGCTTCAAACGGTTGTGTCCCTCGAAAGGCCACCTCAGTCAGGTTAGAATCAGCACTGGTTCTCTTGTCTTCGAAAATGATGGCTTGTGTTGTGTATGATTCCTCATAATCTGAATGGTATTGGGTAGACAAGTTGTAAATTGTAAATTAAACTTCAGAATTGCATTCCTTTGCTAAAAGAGTTATTCGTTTAATGTTTCAGATGTAACCTTCTAATCATCTCCGTAGTTTTTTcctctttatttcttttaattttccaTTAT
It contains:
- the LOC113749649 gene encoding phospholipase A1-IIbeta-like produces the protein MNTIDSNLGLPSEEDFCKDYLLLNPKEAGFSDLLRIFYSRELQKRDFFDAPEADSLRGLRRRWVVFVSVMAQMLLLQLKKPLADLGSTLELLQNYPSSNGGLGGLLRNFLTGKVVTPDRSAATFRSIVANLDTRVDLDGRIKANDERYGAALSIMAAKLAYENEAFSKTVVTDHWQMEFLGSFNFWNDYEESYTTQAIIFEDKRTSADSNLTEVAFRGTQPFEADDWRTDLDISWYDIEGVGKIHAGFMKALGLQKRKGWPKKIEQGSGGKDYAYYTIREILRNRLRENQNAKFVVTGHSLGGALAILFPAILILHEENELLERMEGVYTFGQPRVGDEQFGEFVKDKLRLYDVKYCRYVYNNDIVPRVPFDDKTLMFKHFGLCLYFNSRYRGQILEEEPNQNYFSLLSVIPRHLSAVYELIRSFIIPFTRGMEYREGFFEIVSRMVGLVIPGLPDHGPQDYDNVARLGTLPFWHPPLKGLKQE